The Paenibacillus mucilaginosus 3016 genome includes the window CGCTATCCGATGAGACTTCCTGGGGGCAGCCGAGGGTAACGCAAGAGTTGATTTTGGCGGCCAAAGCCAAAGGCTTCAAAAGCATTCGCATCCCCATGACCGCCTATACCCGATATACATTGGGAGCCGACGGACACTACGTCATCGATTCCGCATGGCTGGCCAGATATAAAGAAGTGGTGGACTGGGCTGTTTCCGCAGGGTTATATGTCATGATCAACCTGCATCACGATTCCTGGATCTGGCTTAGAGACTGGGATGGAGATACGGCATCCGAGGAGTATAAGCGATATGTGGATTTTTGGACACAGCTTGCGGATTATTTCAAGGACGAGCCCGATACCGTATCCTTCGAGACCATAAATGAGCCGCAATTTACAAGCGATACCGGAAGCATCACGAAGCAGGATAAATTAGATAGGATCAATGAGGCTGCCTACCAGGCGATTCGCCAATCGGGCGGCAATAATGCAACTAGAATGATTATCATTCCGACTATAGAGACAAACGCTGCTGTGGAAAAAGCAAATGCAACCTACAACTTTATTGCCGGCCTGAATGATCCGAACATTATTGCCACCGTGCATTATTACAGCGACTGGGTATTTAGTGGCAACCTTGGTAGAACAGGCTTTGACGAACAGCTTTACGCCGGATCCACTGAAACGCCGAGATCCAACACGGATCTGTTATTCAACACCTTGAATGACACCTTTATTTCGAAAGGCATCGGGGTTGTCATTGGGGAATATGGCTGGTTATCCCCTGATGAAGGCGCTGCAGCCAATCAGTCGGGTGAAAAGCTGAAAATGCTGGAATATCTGAACTACATGGGTTCGAAATATGGCGTTAGTACCATGATCTGGCCGCCTGCATTTGATCGGGTTCCGCCATATGATTGGAATTATTTAGTCGGCTCAACTATTAAAGCAGCCGTTCAGGGACAACGTTCCTCCTATTCGACAGGGTTAAATGAAATCTATATTAAGGAAATGGTTGCAAGCGATATTCAGATTCCGCTTACGCTGAACGGGAATACCTTTAAAGGTATCGCAGGATTGAAGAAAAGCGATTATTCCTATAATGCCAAAACCGCAACTCTTACGCTTTCCAAGAAATTTGTAGACGAAAAATTCACTAAGGGATCACACGGCATCATCGCGGATTTGGAGTTGCAATTCTCGGCAGGTGCTGCTTGGCATCAGTATATAATCAAATATGCAGCGCCGGTATTTCAAACCGCTACAGGCACAACAACATCCGGAATTACGATTCCGGTAACCTTCAACGGTTCCAAAATAAAACGTGTTTCAGCCTTTGATGCATCTGGCAACAGAATCGGCCCTAATTCATGGTTCCCGTATATGCAGTTTGGCCATGAATTTAATGCGAACTATTCGGAAGGCACGTTCACCATCCAAAACAACTTCTTTAACAGTTCCGTATTGGATGGAACCATCAAGATCACGATCGAATTCTACGATGGGCAAGTCATAAACTATGCCATCCAAAAGAGCGCATCGAATTTGACGGGAATTGGGAAAGCACCCTGAATGGGATTAGGATGTAATCAGGGAACTTAAAAAGCACAAAAAAAGCCCAAGCGGTCTGGGGGACCAAGAGGACGAATGATCAGTGCCTCGGATCGCATGGGAACGCTAACACTGGTCAAGAAAGACTCCGCCCGATTATTGTCCAACGGGATGTGCGGACGTTGTACGAAGAAAGGAGGTGCTGCCAGCACTATTAGGCCATGGAAGAGCAGTTTATCTCACTTCCAGTCGGACAGCAAGAGAAAACAATTTAAAGGAGGATTTTATGAAAAAAGCAATTTCGTTTATACTTGCAGTATTATTATTTGTTGGAATGGGCTTCAGTTATGGCGGAAGCATTAGCTCAGCGTATACCACCAATACCTACACATGGAACAATGTAAAAATCGGCGGCGGAGGCTTTGTTACCGGGGTGGTATACAATCCTGTAGAAAACGGCTTGTTGTTCGCACGTACTGATGTAGGAGGAGCTTACCGTTTTGATTCCTCTACAAAAACGTGGATACCATTAACGGATTTCATTGGAAGAACAGACCGGGATGATATGGGAGTTCTAAGCATTGCAGTGGATCCTACGAATGCAAACAAGGTTTATATGATGACAGGACTGTATACCTCTCAATGGGCAGCAAATGGCAACTTCTATGCATCAACAAATAAAGGTGCAACATGGACCAAAACTGCTTTACCGTTTAAAGTTGGCGGAAATGATATTGGAAGGAACACGGGGGAACGTCTTCAGGTTGACCGCAATCTTACAAATGTTTTATATATGGGCAGCACAACGGATGGCTTGTATAAAAGTACAAATAGCGGAGCCAATTGGAGCAAGGTTACTTCCTTTCCGGCTGCAAATATAAACTTTGTCATTCTTGATACATCGAGCTCAATGCCGGGCACAGCTACAAGCAGGATTATTGTAGGTGCAAACGGTACTTCAAACACGATGTATATAAGTAATAATGGAGGAAGCACCTGGAGTACAATATCCGGACAGCCTTCAGGGTATTGTCCGATACGTGCAGACATAGCTTCAAGTACATTATATGTCACTTTTTCAGCCTTTTCCAGAACAGAGGATATGCCCGGACCAAGCAGTGCGTCCAGTGGTGTTATCTATAAAT containing:
- a CDS encoding WD40/YVTN/BNR-like repeat-containing protein — translated: MKKAISFILAVLLFVGMGFSYGGSISSAYTTNTYTWNNVKIGGGGFVTGVVYNPVENGLLFARTDVGGAYRFDSSTKTWIPLTDFIGRTDRDDMGVLSIAVDPTNANKVYMMTGLYTSQWAANGNFYASTNKGATWTKTALPFKVGGNDIGRNTGERLQVDRNLTNVLYMGSTTDGLYKSTNSGANWSKVTSFPAANINFVILDTSSSMPGTATSRIIVGANGTSNTMYISNNGGSTWSTISGQPSGYCPIRADIASSTLYVTFSAFSRTEDMPGPSSASSGVIYKYSISTGTWTNITQARQPCCVAARG
- a CDS encoding cellulase family glycosylhydrolase is translated as MMSGTRFSRQLTALLLTLSIVFVFGVSHTQPVSASEVSPSQAYVLAMGKGLNVFNTFDSFRTDDFSLSDETSWGQPRVTQELILAAKAKGFKSIRIPMTAYTRYTLGADGHYVIDSAWLARYKEVVDWAVSAGLYVMINLHHDSWIWLRDWDGDTASEEYKRYVDFWTQLADYFKDEPDTVSFETINEPQFTSDTGSITKQDKLDRINEAAYQAIRQSGGNNATRMIIIPTIETNAAVEKANATYNFIAGLNDPNIIATVHYYSDWVFSGNLGRTGFDEQLYAGSTETPRSNTDLLFNTLNDTFISKGIGVVIGEYGWLSPDEGAAANQSGEKLKMLEYLNYMGSKYGVSTMIWPPAFDRVPPYDWNYLVGSTIKAAVQGQRSSYSTGLNEIYIKEMVASDIQIPLTLNGNTFKGIAGLKKSDYSYNAKTATLTLSKKFVDEKFTKGSHGIIADLELQFSAGAAWHQYIIKYAAPVFQTATGTTTSGITIPVTFNGSKIKRVSAFDASGNRIGPNSWFPYMQFGHEFNANYSEGTFTIQNNFFNSSVLDGTIKITIEFYDGQVINYAIQKSASNLTGIGKAP